A window of Flavobacterium flavigenum contains these coding sequences:
- a CDS encoding DUF3298 and DUF4163 domain-containing protein produces the protein MKLYSLLAAVVLLLTGCTKTLTFENEVFEKESKIPCKKDCPKITIEVPIAKNIPVVADSINKKILGVLKDIVYFGEKPSEIKDYKSLVDSFIGSYEEMHKKFPTETFGWEAKVKGNIEYQSDQILNIKLDHYTFTGGAHGYQGFRSLLFNPDTGKTIFSDELFNNEKEFKAYAEKEFRKKYKIPAKANINATGLMFEKDVFQLPQNIFYTEEGLLLYYNSYETASYADGPKEILFPYEQISKYLKFK, from the coding sequence ATGAAACTTTATTCTCTTCTTGCTGCGGTGGTCCTATTACTAACAGGCTGCACAAAAACATTAACTTTTGAAAATGAGGTATTTGAAAAAGAATCTAAAATACCTTGTAAAAAAGATTGTCCTAAAATTACAATCGAAGTGCCAATTGCAAAAAATATTCCTGTTGTAGCTGATAGTATTAATAAAAAGATATTAGGTGTTTTAAAAGACATTGTTTATTTCGGAGAAAAACCTTCAGAAATTAAAGATTATAAAAGCCTGGTTGATTCTTTTATTGGTTCTTATGAAGAAATGCATAAAAAATTCCCAACTGAAACATTCGGCTGGGAAGCTAAAGTGAAAGGAAATATCGAATATCAATCCGATCAGATTTTAAACATTAAACTGGATCACTATACTTTTACAGGCGGTGCTCACGGATATCAGGGCTTTCGTTCGCTTCTATTTAATCCTGATACCGGAAAAACCATTTTTAGCGATGAATTATTTAATAACGAAAAAGAGTTTAAAGCTTATGCCGAAAAAGAGTTCCGAAAAAAATATAAAATACCGGCTAAAGCCAATATAAATGCAACAGGATTGATGTTCGAAAAAGATGTTTTTCAATTGCCTCAAAATATATTTTACACTGAGGAAGGCCTGTTACTATATTACAATTCGTACGAAACAGCTTCCTATGCGGATGGCCCAAAAGAGATTTTGTTTCCGTATGAACAGATAAGTAAATATTTAAAATTTAAATAA
- a CDS encoding ATP-binding protein: MINKRLLIKNLLAHNDESSFYDKKRQLNLHSREGKGKFLKHICALSNSNPANNSYIVVGVEDHDNEIVGDDFFDDSRIQNLVNAFLENPPKIQYENVPFPNLPKDKVIGLVTIKPKSQISSFKKGIHTIPANSIFIRRGSNSVPVEGEIEKNYQNTETVIGIENSSRNSIQYTLDGVFDFMNFRHKDMSPKYRVFKELFVICWAGVPKKSRDKTFLSRVDIELINEQIKLFYSAQDVVTIVFDDDTFTITEYIPLGLNDKTSYYPLEKQTIHFFDNGYYKIDRQMLFQPPEFNKRMLFHIYNSNIALLQKLQNGFALSERELKDLENLPSTFMICYLNGFDEARQKLIDAKLLLKPFSQIYLSFKESLRVLRKMKYDV, from the coding sequence ATGATCAATAAACGCCTTTTAATAAAAAACCTGCTTGCTCATAATGACGAGAGCAGTTTTTATGACAAAAAAAGGCAGTTGAATCTGCATTCACGCGAAGGTAAAGGAAAGTTTTTAAAGCATATTTGTGCTTTGTCGAATTCAAACCCTGCGAATAATTCGTATATCGTTGTTGGTGTTGAAGATCATGATAACGAAATTGTGGGCGATGATTTCTTTGATGATAGCCGGATTCAGAATCTTGTCAATGCTTTTCTGGAAAATCCGCCTAAAATTCAGTACGAAAATGTGCCTTTTCCCAATCTTCCAAAAGATAAGGTGATTGGACTGGTTACGATAAAGCCCAAAAGCCAGATTTCATCTTTCAAAAAAGGAATTCATACTATTCCGGCCAATAGTATTTTTATTAGGCGGGGAAGCAATTCGGTTCCTGTAGAAGGTGAAATTGAAAAAAATTATCAGAATACCGAAACAGTTATCGGAATCGAAAATAGTTCCCGAAACAGTATCCAGTATACGCTTGACGGTGTATTCGATTTTATGAATTTCAGGCATAAAGATATGTCTCCAAAGTATCGTGTTTTTAAAGAATTGTTTGTGATCTGCTGGGCCGGAGTACCAAAAAAATCCAGAGATAAAACCTTTCTTTCCCGGGTAGATATTGAATTGATAAATGAACAGATTAAGCTTTTTTATTCGGCTCAGGATGTTGTTACAATTGTTTTTGATGATGATACTTTTACTATAACCGAATATATTCCTCTGGGGTTAAACGATAAAACCAGTTATTATCCACTAGAAAAGCAAACTATACATTTTTTTGATAACGGTTATTATAAGATAGACCGTCAAATGCTTTTTCAGCCTCCGGAGTTCAATAAACGAATGCTTTTTCATATTTATAATTCGAATATTGCATTGCTTCAAAAACTGCAAAATGGTTTTGCTTTGTCGGAGCGTGAATTAAAAGATTTAGAAAACTTGCCTTCCACTTTTATGATTTGTTATCTGAATGGTTTTGACGAAGCCAGACAAAAACTTATTGATGCCAAATTACTTTTAAAACCCTTTAGCCAAATATATCTTTCTTTTAAGGAATCATTACGGGTTTTACGTAAAATGAAATATGATGTTTAG
- a CDS encoding SDR family NAD(P)-dependent oxidoreductase, with protein MKKTVLITGATSGIGKATAQIFARNHYKVIICGRRKERLSELEKELSEYTEVHSLSFDVRDKNAVFESINSLPEYFSKIDVLINNAGNAHGLDPIQYGDIEDWDAMIDINVKGLLYVSKAIIPQMTERESGHIINIGSTAGKEVYPNGNVYCGSKHAVDAITQGMRMDLNPHKIKVSGIHPGLVETEFSEVRFKGDTERASNVYKGFDPLKAEDIADIIHFVVSRPYHVNIADLIVMSTAQASSTIVKKNS; from the coding sequence ATGAAAAAAACAGTTTTAATTACCGGTGCTACAAGCGGAATTGGGAAGGCAACAGCTCAGATTTTTGCACGAAATCATTATAAAGTTATCATTTGCGGAAGACGTAAAGAACGTTTAAGCGAACTCGAAAAAGAACTTTCAGAATATACGGAAGTACATTCTTTGTCTTTTGATGTCAGGGATAAAAATGCTGTTTTTGAAAGTATAAATTCCTTACCGGAATATTTTTCGAAAATTGACGTTTTAATCAATAATGCAGGAAATGCACACGGATTAGATCCAATTCAGTATGGAGATATTGAAGATTGGGATGCCATGATTGATATCAATGTAAAAGGACTTTTATATGTTTCGAAAGCTATTATTCCGCAAATGACTGAAAGGGAATCGGGACACATTATCAACATTGGTTCAACAGCCGGAAAAGAGGTTTATCCGAATGGGAATGTATACTGCGGATCAAAACATGCTGTGGATGCCATTACTCAGGGAATGCGAATGGATTTGAACCCACACAAAATTAAAGTAAGCGGAATACATCCGGGTTTGGTTGAAACAGAATTTAGTGAAGTACGTTTTAAAGGAGATACCGAAAGAGCTTCAAATGTTTACAAAGGTTTTGATCCACTGAAAGCAGAAGATATAGCCGACATTATTCATTTTGTAGTTTCAAGACCTTATCACGTTAATATTGCCGATTTGATTGTGATGAGTACGGCACAGGCCTCTTCAACGATTGTTAAGAAAAATAGTTAG
- a CDS encoding aldo/keto reductase: MSKTLLSPVISGVRNWGVWDKNLTSKEMESMIQLCIENKITTFDHSDIYGDYTTEADFGKALHDSKISREKLQLITKCGIQMVTENRNNKVRHYEHSKEYIIWSAEESLKKLKTDYIDVFLLQRPSPLMQADEIAEAVEKLKTEGKIIDFGVGNFSNSQVELIRQKTDVSYHSVQFSATNFEPMTDGTFDYAQIHGIRPLAWNPLGTVFREDSQQTRRLKKLLSTLVEKYHLGSDTLLLAWILKHPAKVIPVAGTVNVARIQSLMKAVELEMDKEDWFAIWTESRGEELL, encoded by the coding sequence ATGAGCAAAACTTTATTATCACCTGTAATTTCAGGGGTTAGGAATTGGGGAGTTTGGGATAAAAATCTTACATCAAAAGAAATGGAAAGCATGATACAGCTTTGTATCGAAAACAAAATTACTACTTTCGACCACTCTGATATTTACGGAGATTACACCACCGAAGCAGATTTTGGAAAAGCACTTCATGACAGTAAAATTTCTCGCGAAAAGTTGCAGTTAATTACCAAATGCGGTATTCAGATGGTTACCGAAAACCGTAATAATAAAGTCAGGCATTATGAACATTCTAAAGAATATATAATCTGGTCAGCAGAAGAATCCCTGAAAAAATTAAAAACAGATTATATCGATGTTTTTTTATTGCAAAGACCAAGTCCGTTAATGCAGGCTGATGAAATTGCTGAAGCGGTTGAAAAGCTAAAAACAGAAGGGAAAATCATTGATTTTGGAGTTGGAAATTTCAGCAATTCACAAGTTGAGTTAATTCGTCAGAAAACAGATGTTAGTTATCATTCAGTACAATTCTCAGCTACGAATTTTGAGCCAATGACTGACGGAACTTTTGATTATGCACAAATACACGGAATCCGTCCGTTGGCATGGAATCCGCTGGGTACTGTTTTTAGGGAAGATAGTCAACAAACACGCCGTCTGAAGAAATTACTTTCGACATTAGTAGAAAAATATCATTTAGGATCTGATACACTTTTATTAGCATGGATTTTAAAACATCCAGCAAAAGTGATTCCGGTTGCAGGAACTGTAAATGTCGCCAGAATTCAATCGTTGATGAAAGCAGTAGAACTTGAAATGGATAAAGAAGACTGGTTTGCAATATGGACTGAAAGCAGGGGAGAAGAGTTGCTTTAA
- a CDS encoding AAA family ATPase — translation MEENTTTLDIRAINEKIERESAFIDLLTMEMNKVIVGQKHMVERLLIGLLGQGHILLEGVPGLAKTLAINTLSQAVQGSFSRIQFTPDLLPADVIGTMIYNIKANEFSIKKGPIFANFVLADEINRAPAKVQSALLEAMQEKQVTIGDTTFKLDRPFLVLATQNPVEQEGTYQLPEAQVDRFMLKTVIDYPKIDEERFVIRQNLKGSYEKVNPVVSVEQILRAQEAVREVYMDEKIEKYILDIIFATRYPEKYKLADLKPLISFGASPRGSINLANAAKCYAFIKRRGYVIPEDVRAVVHDVLRHRVGITYEAEAENITSVDIINKIVNEIEVP, via the coding sequence ATGGAAGAAAATACAACGACTTTAGACATTAGAGCGATAAATGAAAAAATTGAGAGAGAAAGTGCTTTTATAGACCTTCTTACAATGGAAATGAACAAAGTTATTGTGGGCCAGAAACACATGGTCGAGCGTTTATTAATCGGGCTATTAGGGCAAGGGCATATTTTACTGGAAGGTGTTCCTGGTTTAGCAAAAACTTTGGCGATTAATACTTTATCACAAGCAGTTCAGGGTTCTTTCAGCCGTATCCAGTTTACTCCGGATTTATTACCTGCCGATGTTATCGGGACAATGATTTACAACATTAAAGCAAACGAATTCTCTATTAAAAAGGGGCCAATTTTTGCTAACTTCGTACTTGCCGATGAGATTAACCGTGCTCCTGCCAAAGTTCAGTCTGCACTTTTGGAGGCAATGCAGGAAAAACAAGTTACGATTGGCGATACGACTTTCAAACTCGATCGTCCGTTTTTAGTATTGGCCACGCAAAACCCCGTTGAACAAGAAGGAACATATCAGCTTCCTGAAGCTCAGGTTGACCGTTTCATGCTTAAAACTGTTATTGATTATCCAAAAATTGACGAAGAACGCTTTGTAATTCGCCAAAACCTAAAAGGAAGTTACGAAAAGGTAAATCCTGTAGTTTCTGTAGAACAAATTCTGCGTGCACAGGAAGCTGTTCGTGAAGTTTACATGGATGAAAAAATCGAAAAATATATCTTAGATATCATCTTTGCAACACGTTACCCTGAAAAGTACAAACTGGCCGACTTAAAACCTCTTATCAGTTTTGGAGCATCACCACGTGGAAGTATCAATTTAGCCAATGCAGCAAAATGTTATGCTTTCATCAAACGTCGTGGTTACGTAATTCCAGAAGACGTTCGTGCCGTTGTGCATGATGTTTTACGCCATAGAGTTGGGATAACATATGAAGCTGAAGCTGAAAACATTACTTCTGTAGACATTATCAACAAAATCGTAAACGAGATTGAAGTACCTTAA
- a CDS encoding DUF58 domain-containing protein, producing MDTKELLKKVRKIEIKTKRLSNHIFSGEYHSSFKGRGMTFSEVRQYQYGDDIRNIDWNVTARYNEAHVKVFEEERELTMVLMVDISGSEGFGSKSQFKKDIVTEIAATMAFSATQNNDKIGLILFSDNVELYIPPKKGRSHVLRIIRELIEFEPKSQKTDIAQALKFLSGTQKKKAIVFMISDFMSENYEHTLKIASKKHDITGVRVYDIREEKIPNLGMVTMLDAETGKIQLVDTGSKKVRMNYEKHYQERVSYFKEIFSKSGAGVVNTRVDENYVTKLLGYFKSR from the coding sequence ATGGATACAAAAGAGCTTTTAAAAAAAGTACGGAAAATAGAAATCAAGACCAAAAGACTGAGCAATCATATCTTTTCGGGAGAATACCACTCTTCATTTAAAGGACGAGGAATGACGTTTAGCGAAGTGCGTCAATACCAATACGGAGATGATATTCGTAATATCGATTGGAATGTAACCGCACGTTATAACGAAGCCCACGTAAAAGTTTTTGAAGAAGAACGTGAATTAACCATGGTTTTAATGGTTGATATTTCGGGGTCCGAAGGTTTTGGATCAAAAAGTCAGTTTAAAAAAGACATCGTAACTGAAATAGCGGCAACGATGGCTTTTTCGGCTACACAAAATAACGATAAAATTGGTTTGATATTATTTTCTGATAATGTCGAATTATACATCCCACCAAAAAAGGGGCGTTCACATGTTTTGAGAATTATTAGGGAATTGATCGAATTTGAACCAAAAAGCCAAAAAACAGATATCGCCCAAGCTTTAAAGTTTCTTTCCGGAACTCAAAAAAAGAAAGCAATTGTTTTTATGATCTCTGATTTCATGTCTGAAAACTATGAGCATACTTTAAAAATTGCTTCCAAAAAACATGACATTACTGGTGTCCGCGTTTACGATATCCGTGAAGAGAAAATTCCGAATTTAGGAATGGTAACGATGCTTGATGCCGAAACCGGAAAAATTCAGCTCGTAGATACCGGTTCTAAAAAAGTTCGAATGAATTATGAAAAACACTATCAGGAACGTGTAAGCTACTTTAAGGAAATTTTCAGCAAATCTGGAGCCGGTGTCGTAAACACAAGAGTTGACGAAAATTACGTAACTAAATTACTGGGGTATTTCAAATCAAGATAA
- a CDS encoding vWA domain-containing protein produces the protein MEKITFLNPEFFWLFLLIPIAIGWFFWKRNQQSATLKMSSTQGFKNSESLLTKLKPCLYVFRIIALCSLIVALARPRTVDISNETKTTKGIDIVMAIDVSGSMLAKDLKPNRMEALKRVAADFVNERPNDRIGLVLYASEAYTKTPVTSDKAIILEAIKEIKYDNVLQDGTGIGMGLATAVNRLKDSKAKSRVIILLTDGVNNAGFIEPETASDIAKQYGIKVYTIGIGTNGMAEFPYAYAPNGGFLFKMQKVEIDEQLLKSIARKTDGTYFRATSNDKLAEIYNSINKLETTEIQELKFYDYDEKYRFFVLLAGILLLLEVGLRNTVYRSFI, from the coding sequence ATGGAAAAAATAACTTTTTTAAATCCGGAATTTTTTTGGCTGTTTTTATTAATCCCAATTGCAATAGGATGGTTTTTCTGGAAACGCAATCAGCAATCAGCTACTTTAAAAATGAGTTCAACTCAGGGTTTTAAAAACAGCGAATCACTATTAACAAAATTAAAACCTTGTTTGTATGTTTTCAGGATTATTGCTCTGTGTTCTCTGATTGTGGCTTTAGCAAGACCAAGAACTGTTGACATCAGCAACGAAACTAAAACAACGAAAGGAATTGATATTGTAATGGCAATTGACGTTTCGGGAAGTATGCTTGCAAAAGATTTAAAGCCCAACCGTATGGAAGCTTTAAAAAGAGTTGCGGCTGATTTCGTTAACGAAAGACCAAACGACAGAATCGGATTGGTTTTATATGCCTCTGAAGCCTACACTAAAACTCCTGTTACCAGCGATAAAGCCATCATTTTAGAAGCTATTAAGGAAATCAAATACGATAATGTATTACAGGATGGTACCGGAATTGGGATGGGACTTGCAACGGCTGTAAACCGACTTAAGGACAGTAAAGCAAAAAGCAGGGTGATTATTCTTTTGACAGATGGTGTAAATAATGCGGGATTCATTGAGCCGGAAACAGCTTCTGACATTGCAAAACAATATGGGATAAAAGTATATACGATTGGAATCGGAACTAACGGAATGGCTGAATTTCCTTATGCATATGCCCCAAACGGCGGTTTCTTGTTTAAAATGCAAAAAGTAGAAATTGACGAACAGTTATTAAAAAGTATTGCCAGAAAAACCGATGGAACTTATTTCAGAGCTACCAGCAATGACAAGTTAGCCGAAATATACAATTCGATCAACAAATTAGAAACCACTGAAATTCAGGAATTAAAATTCTACGATTACGATGAAAAATATAGGTTTTTTGTATTGCTCGCAGGAATTTTGTTATTGTTGGAAGTAGGTTTAAGAAATACGGTTTACAGAAGCTTCATTTGA
- a CDS encoding vWA domain-containing protein: MELDEKKYLYLLFLIPIVVCVFLFNMYWKRKKQREFGDLEMVKKLSPERSVFKPVLKLVVFLLALACLIIGLVNPKIGTKMETVKREGIDIVFAVDVSKSMLAEDVAPSRLEKSKQLVSQIINNLGSDRIGIVAYAGSAFPVLPITTDYGVAKMFLQSMNPGMVSSQGTSLDEAIKLSATYFDEKSKTSKLLILISDGEDHSEGAEAAADEANKIGMKIITIGVGTEKGATIPLKENGVVRSYQKDQNGETVITKLNQEGLRAIAKATKGGYVYGGSTKEVLEYVKNALNNIQKTEFEATQMAEFQSQFQWFLGFAFFLLFLDIFLLERKTNWINELNLFNEKK, translated from the coding sequence ATGGAATTAGACGAAAAAAAATATTTATATCTATTGTTTCTCATCCCGATTGTGGTATGTGTTTTTCTTTTTAATATGTATTGGAAAAGAAAAAAACAACGTGAATTTGGTGATTTGGAAATGGTAAAAAAGCTAAGCCCTGAACGCTCAGTTTTTAAACCTGTTTTAAAATTAGTAGTTTTTCTTTTGGCACTGGCTTGTTTGATCATAGGTTTGGTAAATCCGAAGATTGGAACCAAAATGGAAACGGTTAAACGCGAAGGAATTGATATCGTTTTTGCTGTCGACGTTTCAAAAAGTATGCTGGCTGAGGATGTTGCACCTAGCCGTTTAGAAAAAAGCAAACAATTGGTTTCTCAGATTATCAATAATTTAGGCAGCGACAGGATCGGAATTGTTGCTTATGCCGGAAGTGCTTTCCCAGTCTTACCAATTACAACAGATTACGGTGTTGCTAAAATGTTTCTGCAAAGCATGAATCCCGGAATGGTGTCATCACAAGGAACCTCACTTGACGAAGCGATTAAATTATCAGCAACCTATTTTGATGAAAAAAGTAAAACCAGCAAACTTTTAATCCTTATTTCTGATGGAGAAGATCACTCTGAAGGTGCTGAAGCAGCTGCAGATGAAGCCAATAAAATCGGAATGAAAATCATTACCATTGGTGTTGGAACAGAAAAAGGAGCTACAATTCCGTTGAAGGAAAACGGTGTAGTCAGAAGTTATCAGAAAGACCAAAATGGTGAAACAGTTATTACAAAACTAAATCAGGAAGGTTTAAGAGCAATTGCAAAAGCAACCAAAGGCGGGTATGTTTATGGAGGAAGTACAAAAGAAGTACTGGAATATGTAAAAAATGCATTGAATAATATTCAGAAAACTGAGTTTGAAGCAACACAAATGGCAGAGTTTCAATCGCAGTTTCAATGGTTTTTAGGCTTTGCCTTTTTCCTGTTATTTCTGGATATCTTTTTATTGGAAAGAAAAACAAACTGGATAAACGAGTTGAATTTATTTAACGAAAAGAAATAA
- a CDS encoding tetratricopeptide repeat protein: MKNLLLYILLTFSLAVSAQEKDKTLPEANEEYKQNKFVDAEANYRISQSKFPKKATASYNLGNTIYKQNQASEAKYAYAKAIKNAKTRPEKHKAFHNLGNVFMKEKDYTQAVEAYKNALRNDPTDDETRYNYALAKQKLKENPPKNDKNKDKDKKNDKKDDQKKDGDNKDKKDGKDDQKKDDKGDKDKDKKDGKNDPKKDDKSNNNGEPKPMPGGISKDRVQNLLDAVNNEEKKIQDKVNAQKVKGSPKKAEKDW, translated from the coding sequence ATGAAAAATTTACTTCTTTATATTTTACTAACCTTTTCTTTGGCAGTTTCTGCTCAGGAAAAAGACAAAACATTGCCTGAAGCCAATGAAGAATATAAACAGAATAAATTTGTTGATGCAGAGGCAAATTACAGGATTTCACAATCAAAATTTCCTAAAAAAGCTACAGCTTCTTATAATTTGGGAAATACAATTTACAAACAAAACCAGGCATCAGAAGCAAAATATGCTTATGCAAAGGCTATTAAAAATGCCAAAACCAGACCTGAAAAGCACAAAGCTTTCCATAATTTAGGAAATGTTTTTATGAAAGAGAAAGATTATACTCAGGCTGTTGAAGCTTATAAAAACGCTTTGCGTAACGACCCTACTGATGATGAGACACGTTACAATTATGCTTTAGCCAAACAAAAACTAAAAGAAAACCCTCCGAAAAACGACAAGAATAAGGACAAGGATAAAAAGAACGACAAAAAAGACGATCAGAAAAAGGACGGCGACAATAAAGATAAAAAAGACGGCAAAGACGATCAGAAAAAAGACGACAAAGGCGATAAGGACAAAGATAAAAAAGACGGTAAAAACGATCCTAAAAAAGATGATAAATCAAACAATAACGGAGAGCCAAAACCTATGCCGGGAGGAATTTCAAAAGATCGTGTCCAGAATTTATTAGATGCGGTGAATAATGAAGAAAAGAAAATTCAGGATAAAGTTAATGCCCAAAAAGTAAAAGGAAGTCCTAAAAAAGCAGAAAAAGACTGGTAG
- a CDS encoding BatD family protein — protein MKRYLILLLFTFQGLMAQVQFEARVSKNTLGVNERLRIDFIMNVDGDNFDQPSFEGFRIVGGPSQQISQSWVNGRSSFQKIYSYFLLPNQKGTFTIKQASIEYNGQVYKTSPIKITVTNAVPQERDPNSQQQHQGGGNEILNLIAEISKTNPYINEPITVVYKLYFNGIGVTGFKELAKPKYKDFWNQNIDIKQLQIEEGMYKGERSYFVVLKKTILYPQKSGKLTIEPLSLDIGIQVPRGRNMFGQMMLDDANKTVSAGAKTINVRALPEANKPIGFTGAVGKFDFSVTPSKTTLKSGESLDLIVSANGTGNMKLFTLPKPVVPNALEMYDPVHDEKVNTSLAGMSGKISDKYTIIPQFKGKYAIKPMEFSYFDLNSGSYKTITSPEIMIDVLDGPVQAEAVASNTSKNVITKSEQFKYIKPKTVLISTVKDDFYGSDLYYSLLLLPFVILPIIVIAKKKKEAIDSDVTGNRIKMNNKLAKKYLSEAKKQLNNKESFYIALEKAMHNFLKAKLHIETSEMSKDNILELLLSRSVNPETVQNFINLTENCEFARYAPASSTSIQQDYDKAVLIISELEKQIV, from the coding sequence ATGAAAAGATATTTAATTCTATTACTATTCACTTTTCAGGGACTTATGGCTCAGGTTCAGTTTGAAGCCAGGGTAAGCAAGAATACGCTTGGAGTTAACGAAAGACTCCGTATTGACTTTATCATGAATGTTGATGGGGATAACTTTGACCAGCCTTCTTTTGAAGGTTTCAGAATTGTTGGAGGGCCAAGCCAGCAGATAAGTCAGTCATGGGTAAATGGAAGAAGTTCATTTCAGAAAATTTATTCTTATTTTTTGCTGCCGAATCAAAAAGGTACATTTACCATCAAACAGGCTTCAATTGAATATAATGGGCAGGTTTATAAAACATCTCCCATAAAAATAACAGTTACCAATGCAGTTCCACAAGAAAGAGATCCAAATTCACAACAACAGCATCAAGGGGGCGGAAATGAGATACTGAATCTGATTGCAGAAATTTCCAAAACGAATCCTTATATAAATGAACCTATTACAGTGGTTTATAAACTATATTTTAATGGTATTGGTGTAACAGGATTTAAAGAACTGGCTAAACCTAAATACAAAGACTTTTGGAATCAAAATATTGACATCAAACAGCTTCAAATTGAAGAGGGAATGTACAAAGGTGAACGCTCTTACTTTGTAGTCCTTAAAAAAACGATTTTATACCCTCAAAAATCAGGAAAACTTACTATTGAACCGCTTTCTTTAGACATCGGAATTCAGGTACCAAGAGGCCGGAACATGTTTGGCCAGATGATGCTGGATGATGCAAACAAAACCGTTTCTGCCGGAGCCAAAACAATTAATGTAAGAGCGCTGCCTGAGGCAAATAAACCTATTGGTTTTACCGGAGCTGTAGGTAAATTTGATTTTAGTGTTACCCCATCAAAAACTACCTTAAAAAGTGGAGAAAGCCTTGATTTGATTGTTAGTGCAAACGGAACAGGTAACATGAAACTATTTACTTTGCCAAAACCAGTTGTACCTAATGCATTAGAAATGTATGATCCGGTTCATGACGAAAAAGTAAATACATCACTTGCAGGAATGTCTGGAAAAATTTCGGACAAATATACTATCATACCTCAATTTAAAGGAAAGTATGCTATAAAACCAATGGAATTCTCGTATTTTGATTTGAATTCCGGAAGCTATAAAACCATAACTTCCCCTGAAATCATGATTGATGTTTTGGATGGTCCTGTACAGGCTGAAGCAGTGGCGTCAAATACGTCTAAAAATGTCATTACAAAATCAGAACAATTTAAATATATCAAACCAAAAACTGTTTTGATTTCAACGGTAAAAGATGATTTTTACGGCTCCGATTTATATTACAGTCTATTGTTACTGCCTTTTGTAATTTTACCAATTATTGTAATTGCCAAGAAGAAAAAAGAGGCAATCGACAGTGATGTTACCGGTAACAGAATTAAAATGAATAACAAACTGGCGAAGAAATATCTGTCTGAAGCCAAAAAACAGCTTAATAATAAAGAATCGTTTTATATTGCCCTTGAAAAAGCAATGCATAATTTCCTGAAAGCCAAATTACACATTGAGACCTCAGAAATGAGTAAAGACAATATTCTCGAATTGCTGTTATCAAGAAGTGTAAATCCGGAAACGGTTCAGAACTTTATTAATTTGACCGAAAACTGCGAGTTTGCGAGATATGCACCTGCATCAAGCACATCTATCCAACAGGATTATGACAAAGCTGTTTTGATTATTTCGGAATTAGAAAAACAAATTGTTTAA
- a CDS encoding tetratricopeptide repeat protein, protein MKNIVYLFLLISQFFFAQGSFEKANALYQKAKYQEAAQTYESIIKDEKQHSAELYFNLGNCYYKLNKVALSIYNYEKALVLKPHDAETLNNLKFAKKLTIDEIKEVPKVGFAKLIQNFTGIFNYNTWAWISVGIAFAFLLSFIGYYFSQLTLSKRIYFIGMFILLFALLLSVSAGITEKDHYNNDRPAIVFAEMTEVRSEPQKGASSIFLLHEGAKVYVTESLENWKKIELTDGTEGWIDASAIKEVK, encoded by the coding sequence ATGAAAAATATAGTATATCTCTTTTTATTAATCTCACAGTTTTTCTTTGCTCAGGGCAGTTTTGAAAAAGCAAATGCCTTATATCAAAAGGCAAAATACCAGGAAGCAGCACAAACTTATGAAAGCATTATTAAGGATGAAAAACAACACTCTGCCGAGTTGTATTTTAACTTAGGGAATTGTTATTACAAACTTAATAAAGTGGCACTTTCGATTTATAATTATGAAAAGGCTCTTGTCCTGAAACCACATGATGCTGAAACTTTAAACAATCTGAAATTTGCCAAAAAACTCACTATAGACGAAATTAAAGAAGTTCCAAAGGTTGGTTTTGCAAAGCTGATTCAGAATTTTACAGGTATTTTTAATTACAATACCTGGGCCTGGATTTCAGTAGGAATTGCATTTGCTTTTCTGCTTAGTTTTATTGGCTATTATTTTTCACAGCTTACACTTTCCAAAAGAATCTATTTTATCGGAATGTTTATTTTACTGTTTGCCTTATTATTAAGTGTTTCAGCAGGAATAACTGAAAAAGATCATTATAATAATGATCGTCCTGCAATCGTTTTTGCTGAAATGACGGAAGTACGAAGTGAACCTCAGAAAGGAGCATCAAGTATTTTCTTATTACACGAAGGTGCTAAGGTTTACGTAACCGAATCCCTTGAAAACTGGAAAAAAATTGAATTGACGGATGGCACCGAAGGATGGATTGATGCTTCTGCTATAAAAGAAGTAAAATAG